The following proteins are co-located in the Flectobacillus major DSM 103 genome:
- a CDS encoding PVC-type heme-binding CxxCH protein has product MKNLILVVMLLFSWTTVSSQNSRRLEILFLGDNGHHKPIERIPSVMSALGTKGVNFTYTDKLEDLNTNYLNKFDALMIYANWDEITPEAEKALLQYVASGKGILPIHCASFCFRNSPEYVKMVGGQFWRHRMDTIQVAITQPNHPAVKGIKGIKAFDETYLHSQLQPDNNVLMTREIKSDQAKDKPNTATEPYTWTRSYGKGRVFYTAYGHDERTWDNPDFLELLYKGILWAVDDNARKAHEALQFQAFTYNEAQLPNYEKRPDPQLRQAPLSPEESKKHIQVPVDFNFEIFAHEPNVMHPIAMTWDERGRLFVLVTKDYPNERKETGGSDYILLCEDTNNDGKADKFTKYADGLSIPTGMVFANGGLIVSQAPHMLFLKDTDGDDKVDEKKILFSGFGTFDTHAGPSNLHYGFDNWIWGCVGYAGFKGKFPGADSVKFAQGFFRFKPDGSAFEHMTSTSNNTWGFAFNETGDVFGSTANNAHGWYMAIPHRNFLSAPAIDNGGKATDTHKDMKPITPKIRQVDVFGGFTAAAGHNFYTARAFPKKYWNKIAFVCEPTGHVVHQNNMVKKGTDYVDAEAFNLLAGADEWVSPVFAEVGPDGAVWIADWYSYIIQHNPTPKGFSNGAGNAYETPLRDYTHGRIYRVSWKDAPNYQAIALSRNNPQELIKALSSTNMFWRLQAQRLLVERGQKDVVPQLVALLKDQSLDETGINPTVIHAIRTLEGLGALTDPQVLSAVTACLKHPCHGVRKTVVQVLPRTQASVTALLNNKALDDQEPLVVMNTVLALSEMPLTNESKSAILAKLETSSDVNDRWLPDAFASALTSHNRVLLKEELNRLGKKQKQATHDHSEMAHHDHSAMVAAATTVTKNTSTNSQTADLVVTNVRTNPASPSVREPIQVSFDIKNQGGKAIAKGTVVPVTIRLEGQGRLINWISKNFDAGIAPNETVTIDKYNNGPWVGGMNFVSDVAGDYKITVEIDKENVLKDETKNNNTFTYKLTYQAPLSLASYAVERAVRSYAYNAPLDSVIAILKLIPNMDATDSRALIKGLSEGWNYKRSVALSENDKQFLVSLSKNYSTDDRLKKLLQGWAIKTEEAAPNTQRIVIKAVREAMQYDKKTFTVKAGQPVEIVFENPDAMQHNLVIGKPKTVEIIGKAADKMITAKDGAEKNYVPSIPQILAATPLVNPDESYKLKFTAPAQVGDYPYICTFPGHWRIMAGVMKVVK; this is encoded by the coding sequence ATGAAAAATTTAATTTTGGTTGTCATGCTATTGTTTTCATGGACGACCGTTTCCTCTCAAAATTCAAGACGTTTAGAAATTCTGTTTCTAGGTGATAATGGACACCATAAACCCATTGAAAGAATTCCTTCGGTGATGTCGGCACTTGGTACAAAAGGTGTCAACTTTACCTATACCGACAAGCTAGAAGACCTCAATACCAATTACCTCAATAAATTTGATGCCCTGATGATTTATGCCAATTGGGACGAAATCACCCCAGAAGCCGAAAAAGCATTGTTGCAGTATGTGGCTTCGGGCAAGGGTATTTTACCTATTCACTGTGCTTCTTTTTGTTTTAGAAACTCGCCAGAATATGTGAAAATGGTAGGAGGGCAGTTTTGGCGACACCGCATGGACACTATTCAGGTGGCTATTACTCAGCCTAATCACCCAGCCGTAAAAGGAATAAAAGGTATTAAGGCTTTCGACGAAACGTATTTGCACTCGCAATTACAGCCCGACAATAATGTGTTGATGACTCGTGAAATCAAAAGCGACCAAGCAAAAGATAAGCCGAATACTGCTACCGAGCCTTATACTTGGACTCGTAGCTATGGAAAAGGGCGTGTTTTTTATACAGCTTATGGACACGACGAACGTACTTGGGACAACCCAGATTTCTTAGAGTTGTTGTACAAAGGTATTCTGTGGGCTGTAGATGACAATGCCCGAAAAGCACATGAAGCGTTGCAGTTTCAGGCTTTTACTTACAACGAAGCTCAGTTGCCTAACTACGAAAAACGCCCCGACCCACAGTTGCGTCAAGCACCACTTTCGCCAGAAGAATCAAAAAAGCATATTCAAGTACCCGTTGATTTCAACTTCGAAATATTTGCTCATGAACCTAACGTAATGCACCCTATTGCAATGACTTGGGATGAGCGTGGTCGTTTGTTTGTGCTGGTAACTAAAGATTATCCCAATGAACGAAAAGAAACAGGAGGTAGCGACTATATTTTGCTTTGCGAAGACACCAACAACGACGGCAAGGCTGATAAATTTACCAAATATGCCGATGGTCTGAGTATTCCGACAGGTATGGTATTTGCCAATGGTGGCCTAATTGTTTCGCAAGCTCCTCACATGCTGTTTTTGAAGGATACCGACGGCGATGATAAGGTAGACGAAAAGAAAATCCTTTTCTCGGGTTTTGGCACATTCGACACACACGCAGGGCCTTCAAACTTGCACTATGGTTTTGATAACTGGATTTGGGGTTGTGTGGGATATGCTGGCTTTAAAGGCAAATTTCCTGGAGCTGATTCGGTAAAATTTGCACAAGGCTTTTTCCGTTTCAAGCCCGATGGTTCAGCTTTTGAGCACATGACATCGACATCTAATAATACTTGGGGTTTTGCCTTCAACGAAACGGGTGATGTATTTGGTTCAACAGCCAATAATGCACACGGCTGGTATATGGCTATTCCACACCGTAATTTCTTGTCAGCACCAGCTATCGACAATGGTGGCAAAGCTACCGATACTCATAAAGATATGAAGCCTATTACGCCCAAAATTCGTCAGGTAGATGTTTTTGGCGGGTTTACTGCTGCTGCTGGGCATAATTTTTATACAGCAAGGGCTTTTCCCAAAAAATACTGGAACAAAATAGCCTTTGTATGTGAGCCTACAGGCCACGTAGTTCACCAAAACAATATGGTCAAAAAAGGGACAGATTATGTAGATGCAGAGGCTTTTAATTTATTGGCTGGTGCCGACGAATGGGTGTCGCCTGTATTTGCAGAAGTAGGCCCCGACGGAGCCGTTTGGATTGCCGATTGGTATAGCTATATTATTCAACATAATCCAACTCCCAAAGGCTTTTCTAATGGTGCAGGAAATGCTTACGAAACTCCTCTGAGAGACTATACTCATGGGCGTATTTATCGAGTAAGCTGGAAAGATGCTCCTAACTATCAGGCTATAGCTTTGTCCAGAAATAATCCTCAAGAACTAATCAAAGCCCTAAGTAGTACCAATATGTTTTGGCGTTTGCAAGCACAGCGTTTGTTGGTAGAACGTGGACAAAAAGACGTTGTGCCACAGCTTGTGGCTTTGTTAAAAGACCAATCTTTAGACGAAACTGGCATTAATCCAACGGTTATTCATGCTATCAGAACGCTCGAAGGGTTGGGGGCTTTGACCGACCCACAGGTACTCAGTGCTGTTACGGCTTGCTTAAAGCACCCTTGTCATGGTGTCCGCAAAACAGTAGTACAAGTATTACCAAGAACGCAAGCATCTGTAACGGCTTTACTCAATAATAAAGCCCTCGACGACCAAGAACCTTTGGTAGTGATGAATACAGTATTGGCCTTGTCAGAGATGCCATTGACTAACGAGTCGAAAAGTGCGATTCTGGCTAAATTAGAAACTAGCTCAGATGTAAACGACCGCTGGTTACCCGATGCCTTTGCTAGTGCTTTAACAAGCCACAACCGAGTGTTGCTGAAAGAAGAATTGAACCGTTTAGGTAAAAAACAAAAGCAAGCAACACACGACCACAGCGAAATGGCACACCACGACCACAGTGCAATGGTAGCGGCGGCTACTACAGTAACAAAGAATACTTCTACCAATAGCCAGACAGCCGATTTAGTAGTGACTAATGTACGTACAAACCCAGCTTCGCCTTCGGTTAGAGAGCCGATTCAGGTATCATTTGATATAAAAAATCAAGGAGGAAAAGCCATTGCTAAAGGAACAGTTGTACCAGTAACTATCCGTTTGGAAGGTCAGGGTCGTCTTATCAACTGGATAAGCAAAAACTTTGATGCGGGTATTGCCCCTAACGAAACAGTTACTATCGACAAATACAATAATGGCCCTTGGGTAGGAGGTATGAACTTTGTGTCGGATGTAGCGGGCGATTATAAGATTACTGTAGAAATAGATAAAGAGAATGTCCTAAAAGACGAAACCAAAAATAACAATACTTTTACTTATAAGCTTACTTATCAAGCTCCTCTTAGCTTGGCTAGTTATGCAGTAGAAAGAGCCGTAAGAAGTTATGCTTATAACGCCCCATTAGATTCGGTAATCGCTATTCTCAAGCTAATACCAAATATGGATGCAACCGATAGCAGAGCATTGATAAAGGGGCTGTCGGAAGGCTGGAACTACAAACGTAGCGTAGCACTTAGCGAAAACGATAAGCAATTTTTGGTAAGTCTAAGCAAAAATTATAGTACCGACGACCGACTGAAGAAGTTGTTGCAAGGTTGGGCTATCAAAACCGAGGAGGCCGCCCCAAATACTCAAAGAATAGTGATTAAGGCCGTTAGAGAAGCCATGCAATACGACAAAAAAACATTTACCGTAAAAGCTGGACAGCCTGTTGAGATTGTGTTTGAGAACCCCGATGCTATGCAGCACAACTTGGTAATAGGCAAACCCAAAACCGTAGAGATTATTGGTAAAGCAGCCGACAAAATGATTACAGCAAAAGATGGAGCAGAGAAAAACTATGTGCCATCTATTCCTCAGATATTAGCCGCTACGCCACTCGTGAATCCTGACGAAAGCTATAAACTTAAATTTACAGCTCCAGCACAAGTAGGTGACTACCCTTATATTTGTACCTTCCCAGGCCACTGGCGTATTATGGCTGGGGTAATGAAAGTTGTGAAATAA
- a CDS encoding GH3 auxin-responsive promoter family protein, whose amino-acid sequence MDLLNETLVWLMKRRLPRIQAFMNRPMDTQEVVFWQLIQSAKGTEWGKKYDYRSIASIRDFQQRVPISAYEDLFPYIDRIMKGEQNILWHSNIQFFSKSSGTTNARSKFIPVSKESLEDCHFMGGKDMMTLLVENKPDTEVFSGKGLSIGGSLSSNQLNSRSLMGDVSAVVMKNLPVWAQLIRTPSLDVALMDIWEEKIQKMAEVTSQENVTSILGVPTWTLVLIDKILEITGKSNILEVWPNFEFFIHGAVAFQPYREMFHNKVFPSSSVNYLEIYNASEGFFGVQDDISRHDEMMLMLDYGIFYEFIAIEDLDNEQPKAVTLGEVELGKNYAIVISTNAGLWRYKIGDTIKFTTKNPYRFKISGRTKQFINAFGEEVIVENADSAITKACEATGAIINDYTAGPVYMDDGQSGCHEWIIEFDREPDNQATFNQVLDETLRAINSDYDAKRYKDMVLTPPKINIVPRETFYAWMRSKGKLGGQHKVPRLSNSREYLDSVLSMTPQKHIFSI is encoded by the coding sequence ATGGATCTTCTCAATGAAACACTTGTTTGGCTAATGAAAAGGCGGCTTCCCCGTATTCAGGCGTTTATGAATCGTCCAATGGATACCCAAGAAGTTGTTTTTTGGCAATTGATACAGTCAGCCAAAGGAACTGAGTGGGGGAAGAAATATGACTATCGGAGTATTGCTTCTATTCGTGATTTTCAGCAAAGAGTTCCTATTTCAGCTTACGAAGACTTATTTCCCTACATTGACCGTATCATGAAGGGAGAACAGAATATCCTTTGGCATTCAAACATTCAGTTTTTCTCCAAATCTTCTGGTACTACCAACGCTCGTAGTAAGTTTATTCCAGTATCGAAAGAATCACTAGAGGATTGTCACTTTATGGGAGGCAAAGACATGATGACTTTGCTAGTAGAAAACAAACCCGACACCGAGGTTTTTAGTGGAAAAGGGTTATCTATTGGAGGTAGCTTATCGTCTAATCAATTGAACTCTCGAAGCCTCATGGGCGATGTTTCGGCGGTTGTTATGAAGAATTTGCCCGTTTGGGCACAGCTTATCCGCACGCCCTCTTTGGATGTGGCATTGATGGATATTTGGGAAGAAAAAATCCAGAAAATGGCCGAGGTTACTTCACAAGAAAACGTAACCAGTATTTTGGGGGTACCTACATGGACTTTGGTTCTGATTGATAAAATCTTAGAAATTACAGGAAAAAGCAATATTCTTGAGGTTTGGCCTAACTTTGAGTTTTTTATTCATGGAGCTGTCGCTTTTCAGCCCTATCGAGAAATGTTCCACAACAAGGTATTTCCTTCTAGTAGCGTCAATTACCTTGAAATTTATAATGCGTCGGAGGGTTTTTTTGGAGTACAAGACGACATTAGCCGCCACGACGAAATGATGCTGATGCTCGACTATGGTATTTTCTATGAGTTTATTGCCATAGAAGACCTCGACAACGAGCAGCCCAAGGCTGTTACTTTGGGCGAAGTAGAATTAGGCAAAAACTACGCTATTGTGATTTCGACCAACGCAGGGCTATGGCGTTACAAAATTGGTGATACCATTAAATTCACTACCAAAAATCCTTATCGTTTTAAGATTTCGGGACGAACCAAACAGTTTATCAATGCCTTTGGCGAAGAAGTTATTGTCGAGAATGCCGATTCGGCAATTACCAAAGCCTGCGAAGCTACAGGGGCAATTATCAATGATTACACCGCTGGGCCTGTGTATATGGACGATGGCCAAAGTGGCTGTCATGAATGGATTATTGAGTTTGATAGAGAACCCGACAACCAAGCTACTTTTAATCAAGTACTCGACGAAACCTTGCGGGCTATCAATTCAGACTACGATGCCAAACGTTATAAAGATATGGTACTAACACCCCCAAAAATCAATATTGTACCTCGTGAAACCTTTTATGCTTGGATGCGGAGCAAAGGAAAATTGGGAGGCCAACACAAAGTACCAAGACTAAGCAATTCGAGAGAATACCTTGATAGTGTTTTGTCGATGACCCCACAAAAACATATTTTTTCGATTTAA
- a CDS encoding N(4)-(beta-N-acetylglucosaminyl)-L-asparaginase produces the protein MKRRTFIQQTSALAGISALASNQSVASNNTAAEFPVVISTWKNEKANQAAWASLQKTGRALDAVEAGARIPEADPNDTSVGYGGFPDRDGNVTLDACIMDEKGNAGSVTFLQHIMHPISVARAVMEKTPHVMLSGEGALQFALSQGFKKENLLTETAKKAWIEWKKESKYEPKINIERHDTIGLLALGTKGEISGACTTSGLAFKMHGRVGDSPVIGAAVFCDDEVGGACATGLGEFVLKTLGSFLIVELMRNGRTPQQACEEAIMRIVKRYNYKEFQIGYLAMNKKGEYGAYAIQKGFNYTLTKAGITKVYESDYYMK, from the coding sequence ATGAAACGTCGTACCTTTATACAACAAACTTCGGCTTTGGCTGGTATTTCGGCATTAGCTAGTAATCAATCTGTTGCATCGAATAATACTGCTGCTGAATTCCCTGTCGTTATTTCGACTTGGAAAAATGAAAAAGCCAACCAAGCAGCTTGGGCTTCACTTCAAAAAACAGGTCGTGCATTAGATGCCGTAGAGGCTGGAGCACGAATCCCAGAAGCCGACCCTAACGATACTTCGGTAGGCTATGGTGGGTTTCCAGACCGTGATGGTAATGTAACCCTCGATGCCTGTATCATGGACGAAAAAGGCAATGCAGGTTCTGTAACCTTTCTTCAGCATATTATGCACCCGATTTCGGTAGCAAGAGCCGTAATGGAAAAAACCCCTCACGTAATGCTTTCGGGCGAGGGAGCTCTGCAATTTGCCCTTTCGCAAGGTTTTAAAAAAGAAAACCTTTTGACTGAAACAGCCAAAAAGGCTTGGATTGAATGGAAAAAAGAATCAAAATACGAGCCTAAAATCAATATTGAACGCCACGATACAATTGGCTTGTTGGCATTAGGAACAAAAGGCGAAATCTCTGGAGCTTGTACAACAAGTGGATTGGCCTTTAAAATGCACGGTCGTGTTGGCGATTCGCCAGTAATTGGTGCTGCAGTATTTTGCGATGATGAAGTGGGCGGAGCTTGTGCTACTGGCTTAGGCGAATTTGTTTTAAAAACCCTTGGCTCTTTCCTTATTGTAGAATTAATGAGAAATGGTCGTACACCACAACAAGCATGTGAAGAAGCTATTATGCGTATTGTAAAAAGATACAATTATAAAGAGTTTCAGATTGGATATTTGGCAATGAACAAAAAGGGCGAATATGGTGCTTATGCTATCCAGAAGGGTTTTAATTATACCCTCACAAAAGCTGGTATTACTAAGGTTTATGAATCAGATTATTATATGAAATAA
- a CDS encoding Gfo/Idh/MocA family oxidoreductase yields the protein MTQKLNVAIVGLGFGAEFIPIYQRHPNTNMYAICQRTPEKLNAIGDAFGVEKRYTDFDELLKDEQVDIVHINSPIHNHAEQSLKALNAGKHVACTVPMATSVEECKAIVEATRRTGKKYMMMETVVYSREFLFVKELYEKGELGKVQFLKASHQQDMDGWPGYWPGLPPMHYATHCVGPVAGLLQLQAEYVSCFGSGTIREELHQYYNSPFAIESAHIKFKGSDLSALVYRSLFDVARQYRESFEVYGSKKSFEWSLIEGEEHVIHTAKKPEHEIPEKVEVPDYAHYLPEEIQRFTTQGVYDIDENQHLSFVQGSGHGGSHPHLVHEFVDAIIKNREPFPNAEQSANWTCVGILAHESALKGGEIMYLPDF from the coding sequence ATGACCCAGAAATTAAATGTTGCCATTGTTGGCTTAGGTTTTGGAGCTGAATTTATTCCAATTTACCAACGCCACCCCAACACCAATATGTACGCTATTTGTCAGCGTACACCCGAAAAGCTCAATGCCATTGGTGATGCTTTTGGGGTAGAAAAACGTTATACCGATTTTGATGAATTGCTGAAAGACGAGCAAGTAGATATTGTGCATATCAACTCACCGATTCATAACCATGCCGAACAAAGCCTAAAAGCCTTGAATGCAGGCAAACATGTGGCTTGTACAGTACCAATGGCTACATCGGTAGAAGAATGCAAGGCTATTGTGGAGGCTACTCGTCGTACAGGCAAAAAGTATATGATGATGGAAACGGTGGTATATAGCCGTGAGTTTTTGTTTGTGAAAGAACTATACGAAAAAGGAGAGTTAGGAAAAGTTCAATTTTTGAAAGCAAGTCATCAACAAGATATGGACGGATGGCCAGGGTATTGGCCAGGTTTGCCACCGATGCACTATGCTACGCACTGTGTGGGGCCAGTGGCGGGTTTATTACAGCTACAAGCCGAATATGTATCGTGCTTTGGGTCGGGAACAATTCGTGAAGAGTTACACCAATATTATAATTCACCATTTGCTATTGAGTCGGCTCATATCAAGTTTAAGGGTTCTGATTTGAGTGCCTTGGTATATCGTTCGTTATTTGATGTGGCTCGTCAGTACCGTGAAAGTTTTGAGGTATATGGCTCAAAAAAATCTTTTGAATGGTCGTTGATAGAAGGCGAAGAGCATGTAATTCATACCGCTAAAAAGCCCGAACACGAAATCCCAGAAAAAGTAGAAGTACCCGATTATGCTCATTATTTGCCCGAAGAAATCCAACGATTTACGACACAAGGGGTGTATGATATAGACGAAAACCAACATTTGTCGTTTGTGCAGGGGTCGGGTCATGGTGGCTCGCATCCACATTTGGTACATGAGTTTGTCGATGCTATCATCAAAAACCGTGAACCTTTCCCAAATGCCGAACAGTCTGCCAACTGGACTTGTGTGGGTATATTGGCTCATGAATCGGCCCTCAAAGGTGGCGAAATCATGTATTTGCCAGATTTTTAA
- a CDS encoding sugar phosphate isomerase/epimerase family protein produces MRKLGMNLLLWGNAIDENLFPVLEQIKELGYDGVEVPIFDTNPDYWKVWRNKLDELGLARIAVTICGSDFHQISADPAMRKATLERNKQAIDCAEVLGAKLLNGPYHSALGVFSGKPATAEEWNWAVDNLRELAEYAQLKDIVLGLEYLNRFESYLVSCADELFRLVEDINHPACKIMFDTFHANIEEKNLGDAIRLLSKHLVHVQVSENDRSTVGKGNVNWPQIFEALNQVQYQGWLSVEAFSPKLAVANIWRPMFDSETQLMTDSLAFLKDKA; encoded by the coding sequence ATGAGAAAATTGGGAATGAATCTCCTGCTCTGGGGGAATGCCATTGATGAAAATCTTTTTCCTGTGTTGGAGCAAATCAAAGAATTGGGATATGATGGGGTAGAAGTACCCATTTTTGACACTAATCCCGACTATTGGAAGGTATGGCGCAATAAGCTCGACGAATTAGGATTGGCTCGTATTGCTGTAACGATATGCGGTTCAGACTTTCATCAGATTAGTGCCGACCCCGCTATGCGAAAAGCTACTCTCGAACGTAACAAACAGGCAATAGACTGTGCCGAAGTATTAGGAGCTAAGTTGCTCAATGGGCCATATCACTCGGCATTGGGCGTTTTTTCGGGTAAGCCCGCCACAGCAGAGGAATGGAATTGGGCGGTCGACAACCTTCGGGAATTGGCCGAATATGCTCAGTTGAAAGATATAGTATTGGGTTTAGAATACCTCAATCGTTTTGAAAGCTATTTGGTGTCTTGTGCCGACGAGCTTTTTCGCTTGGTCGAAGATATTAATCATCCAGCTTGTAAAATTATGTTTGATACGTTTCATGCTAACATCGAGGAGAAAAACTTGGGCGATGCCATCAGGCTTTTGAGCAAGCATTTGGTACATGTACAAGTTTCGGAAAATGACAGAAGTACAGTAGGCAAAGGCAATGTTAATTGGCCTCAGATATTTGAAGCCCTCAACCAAGTGCAGTACCAAGGTTGGTTGTCGGTGGAGGCTTTTAGCCCAAAATTAGCTGTAGCCAATATCTGGAGGCCGATGTTTGATAGTGAAACCCAGCTTATGACAGATAGCTTGGCTTTTTTGAAAGATAAAGCCTAA
- a CDS encoding AraC family transcriptional regulator translates to MRAPLNKSIGSPNHSYTILELKAPYFDPNWHFHPHYQLFIVLEGSGTRFIGDNIAHFEAGDMVFLGPDVPHLWRNDDLYFSENSQGTHGIVIYFTEEFLGKDFFEKHEMAKLKKLLYNSRSGLEIFGNTRQQLITMMQRLIELQGFEGILALLEILHTLSVSNEYHTITSIGYSNPYKLSETERMRKVHEYVLANYRSSLSLEEVASLAGMAPAAFCRYFKTRTNKTFSDFVSELRIGYACKLLMSDQYNITQICYESGFNTLSNFNKQFKEIIGQTPRQYKSAYTKPFSQNSK, encoded by the coding sequence ATGCGAGCACCCTTAAATAAGAGTATCGGGTCGCCCAATCACTCATATACGATTCTTGAGCTAAAAGCACCGTACTTTGACCCCAACTGGCACTTTCATCCACATTACCAGCTTTTTATTGTTTTGGAAGGCTCTGGTACACGATTTATTGGCGACAACATTGCTCATTTTGAAGCAGGCGACATGGTTTTTTTGGGCCCTGATGTACCACACCTTTGGCGAAACGACGATTTATATTTTAGCGAAAACAGCCAAGGTACACACGGTATTGTGATTTATTTTACGGAAGAGTTTTTGGGGAAAGATTTTTTTGAGAAACACGAGATGGCTAAGCTGAAAAAACTTTTGTATAATTCGAGAAGTGGCCTAGAAATTTTTGGGAATACTCGTCAGCAACTAATAACAATGATGCAGCGGCTCATCGAACTTCAGGGGTTTGAGGGTATCCTGGCATTGCTAGAGATACTCCATACTTTATCGGTATCGAACGAATACCATACCATTACAAGCATTGGGTATTCAAATCCCTACAAGCTTTCAGAAACCGAGCGAATGCGTAAAGTTCATGAATACGTTTTGGCCAATTATCGCAGTTCGTTGAGCCTCGAAGAAGTAGCCTCCTTAGCAGGAATGGCCCCGGCGGCATTTTGTCGATATTTCAAAACACGAACCAATAAAACCTTTTCAGATTTTGTTAGCGAGCTACGCATTGGCTATGCCTGCAAGCTACTCATGAGCGACCAATACAATATTACTCAGATTTGCTACGAAAGTGGCTTTAATACGCTATCAAATTTTAATAAACAATTCAAAGAAATAATTGGACAAACCCCACGTCAATATAAATCTGCTTATACAAAGCCATTTAGCCAAAATAGTAAATAA
- a CDS encoding glycosyltransferase gives MEIQNPLQSATQKQKILIEIAWETCNQVGGIYTVIRTKVPSMVEKWGDDYFLLGPYFPQTASAEFEPIHDLDDSVLGKTIQKMRSMGYGVHYGYWLVTGKPRIVLFDFWSIYENVNALKAGLWERHQVSTLNAEELVGHVIAFGEMVRVFLTELAKEQQNKTDIIAHFHEWMAASAVPDLRKDQVKVATVFTTHATMLGRYLAGNVPNFYEKLSTFDWLKEAKHYGIEAQASIERLAAQNAHSMTTVSDVTARECEFLLGKVPDLILPNGLNITRFSAMHEHQNLHTKYKDRINEFVMGHFFQSQPFNLEKTLYFFTSGRYEYSNKGYDLTLEALARLNWKMKQAKIDKTVVMFFITKQPYHSIDPEVLHSRAVMDEIRETCNAIEKQVGDQLFRASASSSDLKMPDLNSFVDEYWRLRLRRTIQTWKNNKRPKVVTHLLKQNDGITDFVQKANLMNNPDDKVKIVYHPDFVVSSNPLFGLDYGQFVRGCNLGVFPSYYEPWGYTPLECIARGVPTITSDLSGFGDYMMQIMRDYEHWGVMVVNRKTQDFYKAAEQLSEMLLKFVKQGLRERITQRNRVESISDTFDWSNLRTYYDTAHDLALKRRK, from the coding sequence ATGGAAATACAAAATCCTTTACAATCTGCTACCCAAAAACAAAAAATATTAATAGAAATTGCTTGGGAAACTTGCAACCAAGTAGGGGGAATTTACACAGTAATACGCACCAAAGTACCTTCAATGGTAGAAAAATGGGGCGATGATTACTTTTTATTAGGCCCCTATTTCCCACAGACTGCTTCTGCCGAGTTTGAGCCTATTCATGATTTGGATGATTCTGTGTTAGGCAAAACCATTCAGAAAATGCGTTCTATGGGCTATGGTGTTCATTATGGATACTGGCTCGTTACTGGCAAACCTCGTATTGTTTTATTTGATTTCTGGTCTATCTATGAAAATGTAAATGCCCTCAAAGCTGGGCTTTGGGAGCGTCATCAGGTATCAACCCTGAATGCTGAAGAACTTGTTGGCCATGTTATTGCCTTTGGCGAAATGGTGAGAGTTTTTCTGACTGAACTGGCAAAAGAACAACAAAACAAAACTGATATTATTGCCCACTTCCACGAATGGATGGCCGCTTCGGCAGTTCCAGACCTAAGAAAAGACCAAGTAAAAGTTGCTACCGTATTTACGACTCATGCTACAATGCTTGGACGCTATTTGGCTGGTAATGTGCCTAATTTTTACGAAAAACTTAGCACATTCGACTGGCTCAAAGAAGCCAAACATTATGGAATAGAGGCTCAGGCGAGTATTGAACGGCTTGCGGCTCAAAATGCCCATTCAATGACCACCGTAAGCGATGTAACGGCTCGTGAATGCGAATTCTTGTTGGGTAAAGTACCCGACCTGATTTTGCCCAATGGCCTCAATATTACTCGCTTTTCGGCGATGCACGAACACCAGAATTTGCATACCAAATACAAAGACCGAATCAATGAGTTTGTGATGGGGCATTTTTTCCAAAGCCAACCTTTCAACCTCGAAAAAACTTTGTATTTCTTTACCTCTGGGCGTTATGAATATAGCAACAAAGGCTACGATTTGACCTTAGAAGCTCTGGCTCGTTTGAACTGGAAAATGAAACAGGCCAAAATTGATAAAACGGTGGTTATGTTTTTTATTACCAAACAGCCTTATCATTCTATAGACCCCGAAGTGTTGCACTCTCGTGCTGTAATGGACGAAATTCGGGAAACTTGTAATGCCATTGAAAAACAAGTGGGCGACCAGCTCTTTAGAGCTTCGGCATCGTCGAGCGATTTGAAAATGCCCGACCTCAATAGCTTTGTGGATGAATACTGGCGTTTGCGTTTGAGAAGAACAATCCAAACTTGGAAAAACAATAAACGCCCTAAAGTAGTAACGCACTTGCTTAAACAAAATGATGGTATTACCGACTTTGTACAGAAGGCCAATTTGATGAACAACCCCGACGACAAAGTAAAAATTGTTTATCATCCCGACTTTGTGGTTTCGTCAAATCCATTGTTTGGACTTGACTACGGGCAGTTTGTACGAGGCTGTAACCTTGGCGTATTTCCTAGTTATTACGAACCTTGGGGCTATACACCTCTCGAATGTATTGCTCGTGGTGTGCCTACTATTACATCCGACCTTTCGGGCTTTGGCGATTATATGATGCAAATCATGCGTGATTATGAACATTGGGGCGTTATGGTTGTCAACCGTAAAACCCAGGATTTTTATAAAGCAGCCGAACAGCTTTCGGAAATGTTATTGAAATTTGTCAAACAAGGTCTCAGAGAACGAATCACCCAAAGAAACCGTGTTGAAAGTATTTCGGATACCTTCGACTGGTCTAATCTAAGAACTTATTATGACACGGCTCATGATTTGGCCTTGAAAAGACGTAAATAA